The following proteins come from a genomic window of Yinghuangia sp. ASG 101:
- the rpmB gene encoding 50S ribosomal protein L28: MSAHCQVTGRKPSFGNTISHSHRRTRRRFDPNIQRKRYWLPTEGRYVTLTLSAKGIKTVDRRGIEAVVAAIRARGEKI; this comes from the coding sequence ATGTCCGCCCATTGCCAAGTGACCGGCAGGAAACCGTCGTTCGGCAACACGATCTCGCACTCGCACCGCCGTACCCGGCGCCGCTTCGACCCCAACATCCAGCGCAAGCGCTACTGGCTGCCGACGGAAGGCCGGTACGTGACCCTCACCCTCAGCGCGAAAGGCATCAAGACCGTCGACCGCCGCGGCATCGAAGCCGTCGTCGCCGCGATCCGCGCCCGGGGGGAGAAGATCTGA
- the rpsN gene encoding 30S ribosomal protein S14 — MAKKSKIAKNDQRRATVARYAERRAALKETLRSPHSTDAERAAALRELRRQPRDASATRLRNRDTVDGRPRGHLRTFGLSRVRFREQAHAGFLPGVRKASW, encoded by the coding sequence ATGGCCAAGAAGAGCAAGATCGCCAAGAACGACCAGCGCCGCGCGACCGTGGCCCGGTACGCCGAACGCCGCGCCGCACTCAAGGAAACACTCCGCAGCCCCCACTCCACCGACGCCGAACGCGCCGCCGCCCTCCGGGAATTGCGCCGCCAGCCGCGCGACGCGAGCGCCACGCGGCTGCGCAACCGCGACACGGTCGACGGCCGTCCCCGCGGCCACCTGCGCACTTTCGGCCTGTCCCGCGTGCGGTTCCGCGAACAAGCCCACGCCGGGTTCCTGCCCGGTGTCCGCAAGGCGAGCTGGTAG
- the rpmF gene encoding 50S ribosomal protein L32, which yields MAVPKRRMSRGNTRSRRAQWKATRPDLVPTTIDGREHLVPRRLVRAYQRGLIHPGA from the coding sequence ATGGCCGTTCCCAAGCGCCGCATGTCACGCGGCAACACCCGCAGCCGCCGCGCCCAGTGGAAGGCGACCCGGCCCGACCTGGTCCCGACCACGATCGACGGACGCGAACACCTCGTTCCGCGCCGACTCGTCCGCGCCTACCAGCGCGGACTGATCCACCCCGGCGCCTGA
- a CDS encoding nitronate monooxygenase — protein MRRLSADLGADLPVIAAPMAGGPSTPALVTAAARAGGLGFLAGGYKTGPALAEQIHTAQAAGVAFGVNLFAPHPVPVSGPAYRAYAHAIRAEADRLGVDLPEEPVEDDDHWADKVDLLTSTPVPWVSFTFGIPDRAVVDALRRAGSTLLQCVTSADEARRAVESGADALIVQAPDAGGHSATLTPAQPPAPVRLPDLVAAVRHAVTVPVVAAGGIGGSADVAAALRAGAEAAMVGTVLLRTHESGASAPHKDALADPAFTTTTVTRAFTGRPARALRNEFIDRYDPVAPAGYPALHHLTAPLRKAATAAGDTGLIHLWAGTNYRQARTESVADTFARLADRL, from the coding sequence GTGCGCAGACTGTCGGCGGACCTCGGCGCGGATCTTCCGGTCATCGCGGCCCCGATGGCCGGCGGGCCGAGTACGCCCGCGCTCGTCACGGCCGCCGCCCGGGCGGGCGGGCTGGGCTTTCTGGCCGGCGGCTACAAGACCGGCCCGGCTCTCGCCGAGCAGATCCACACCGCACAGGCGGCGGGCGTCGCGTTCGGCGTGAACCTCTTCGCGCCTCATCCCGTCCCCGTGTCCGGCCCGGCATACCGCGCGTACGCGCACGCGATCCGGGCCGAGGCCGACCGCCTCGGAGTCGACCTTCCCGAGGAGCCGGTCGAGGACGACGACCACTGGGCGGACAAGGTCGACCTGCTCACCTCCACCCCCGTCCCCTGGGTGTCCTTCACGTTCGGCATCCCGGACCGTGCGGTCGTCGACGCGCTCCGCAGGGCGGGGAGCACGCTGCTGCAGTGCGTCACCTCGGCCGACGAGGCGCGCCGGGCGGTGGAGTCGGGCGCGGACGCGCTGATCGTGCAGGCTCCGGATGCCGGCGGCCACTCCGCCACCCTCACCCCCGCACAGCCGCCCGCACCGGTCCGGCTGCCCGACCTGGTCGCCGCCGTACGCCACGCGGTCACCGTGCCGGTCGTCGCCGCCGGGGGAATCGGCGGCTCGGCGGACGTCGCGGCGGCGCTGCGCGCGGGGGCGGAAGCCGCGATGGTCGGCACCGTCCTGCTGCGGACGCACGAGAGCGGGGCGTCCGCACCCCACAAGGACGCCCTGGCCGACCCCGCGTTCACGACGACCACCGTCACCCGGGCCTTCACGGGACGCCCCGCACGGGCCCTGCGCAACGAGTTCATCGATCGGTACGACCCCGTCGCCCCCGCGGGCTACCCCGCGCTGCACCACCTCACGGCCCCGCTCCGCAAGGCCGCCACCGCGGCGGGCGACACCGGGCTGATCCATCTGTGGGCCGGGACCAACTACCGGCAGGCGAGGACCGAGTCCGTCGCCGACACGTTCGCGCGGCTCGCCGACCGGCTGTGA
- a CDS encoding winged helix-turn-helix transcriptional regulator — protein MDAALRADLASRGVSPECQETIELVRDVLTRVGDKWTILVIGALAPGPLRFTALHRQIAGISHRMLSQTLRSLTRDGLVTRTAHAEMPPRVEYALTPLGRSLDAAVAGVVRWVQENQSQVVHNRGEFDRDESARGGSSSA, from the coding sequence ATGGATGCCGCCCTGCGCGCGGACCTCGCCTCGCGAGGCGTCTCGCCGGAGTGCCAGGAAACCATCGAGCTGGTCCGGGACGTGCTCACGCGCGTCGGCGACAAGTGGACGATCCTGGTGATCGGCGCACTCGCCCCGGGGCCGCTGCGGTTCACCGCCCTGCACCGGCAGATCGCCGGTATCTCCCACCGGATGCTGAGCCAGACGCTTCGCTCGCTGACCCGCGACGGCCTGGTGACCCGGACCGCCCACGCCGAGATGCCGCCTCGCGTGGAGTACGCGCTCACACCTCTCGGCCGCTCACTCGACGCCGCCGTGGCCGGTGTCGTGCGGTGGGTCCAGGAGAATCAGTCTCAGGTCGTCCACAACCGCGGCGAGTTCGACCGGGACGAGTCCGCCCGAGGCGGGTCGTCCTCGGCCTGA